CGTCTCGGACTCCGCCTACATTGATCAGGCTCTGACGGCATCTTTAAATAAGGCGCCGGGCGCGGCGCCGCTCCCGAATCTCTTTACAGCCTATCCCCGCGTCTACAGCATCTTCCCGTCGGACTCCCTCCTCGCTTGGGATGACTACCTGTCAAGGGAGGATCTCGACAAGTACACGCCGGCCTTCATTGAAGAGGGTCAGTTTGACGGACACCTCTATCTTTTGCCCATTGCAAAATCGACAGATATTCTTCTATTGAACAAAACCATTTTTGACCGTTTTGCGGCAGCAAAGAACATTTCTACGGACGTGCTTCGCACATTTGAAGGCTTTTTCTCCACCGCGGAGCAGTATTATGACTGGACGCAGGGCCAGCATATGTTCCAGATCAATGACTATTACAATTACTTTCTCCTCAACACGGAAAGCGTCGGCGGGCACTTTTTCAAAGACGATAAGTTCGACCTCCACAGCGAGGCCTTCCGAAAAGTCTACATGCCTGCTGCGCACGCGATCATCTATGGCGGTCTCAGCGCTGAAAAAGGATATGCCACGGATCGCTGGAAAACCGCTGAAATCATAGGTCATCTCGGATCAACCGCCGGTATCATGTACCTTAGAGAATACGTAACGTATCGCGATAACTCACGCGAGTCCATTCATCTGATTGCACTGCCATATCCGCATTTTTCGGGCGGGACATCTTATATTCTGCAGCGCGGCACAGGCCTCTACGCCCTCAAGAATGAGGATGAGGCGCTCAATGAAGCCGCCGCCATCTTCGGCAAGTGGATCGGCGAGCCCGCGCACAACCTTGCCTTTGTCACAAACGCCGGATACGTGCCCGTGCAGACGGCTGCCGCCGAGCAGCTCTTTCAAAACGTAGACGCGGTCGAACAGCCCAGATGCCGTACGCTTTACCACGCAATGCTGCAGATGTATCAGGAAGGAGCTCAATACATGGCACTGCCTCGTCATCCGAATCTCGAAACGATGCAGCATGCCTTTGAGCGCGATTTTCGGGAGATACTCCATCAAAAGCACCTTGCTTACATTGCCGGCGGTCGAGGCGGTGACGAAAGGATTGAGTCGCTGGCTCTTGAGGCGCTCGCCGAGCTGCAGAAAAAATATTAGGGTAGATGCAGCCTATGTTTAACATCTTTTCCGGGGTTTCCACGTCTTTCAAAAACTGTATCGATACCATACGGCACGCTTACGGGAGCCGCAACGACTCCCTGCAGGGCCGATTCGCACAGTACATCGCGCTTCTCGTAGGCGGCATCCTGTCGATTGCCGCGCTGCTCCTTGCCCTGACGGGCTTCTTGAATCCGCTGGACCGCTCGCTCACGACCTTCATGGATCAGCATCTCGACGCGCGCCACACCGAGCACAAGCGCTTCTATGACCGGCTTGCCGCGCATGGCATCATGTTCGCCGCGGAAATCGCCAAGAATACGGAGCGCACGCTCCGCCTGCATAACGCCTCCATGCAGGATCTCAATAACAATCCGGAGCTACTTATCGCCGTGGAGGCGGCGAACTTTCCTCTGCTCGAGAGCACGGTTCAGCAGAATGCCTGCAGCGGCGCTTTCTATCTTCTCAACGCGACCATCAATCCCATAAGCACGCCGAATTATCGGACTGGTCTATATGTAAAGTACATCCATCTGCACTCGGAAAACACGCTCATGAACGAGCTCACCCTATTTCGAGGCGACTACAGCATAGCACGCGCGCATGATATCAACCTGTCTACGACTTGGCAGCCGGAGATGAATATCGACAATCTGCCGGAGATTCAAAAGCTTCTCACATCAAGTAAGGAGAAGTATCCGAAAGAACGTGTCGAAATCACTTCTCCGCATTTCCTGGTCGATACCGATGACTATGCACGCCACCTCATTCTTCCCATCTATGATCAAAGCGGAGAGCTGATCGGCTGCTGCGGCTATGAGATCAACAGCGCCTATTATCAGGTTCGGGAACCGGTCACCAAATATGACGGCATCACCCTTATCAGCGGCGTTATAACCCAGCTTGATGACGGTACGTATGAAGGGCAGTTTACAAACGAGGCGGCTGTCGGAAAGTCCCCCTTAACCGCCGTGGAGGACGGAGACTATACCCTCCTGAAAAGTGAGACAAATACCTTTGTCGCGCGTATGCGTCCCATCCTCATCGGTGAAAAGCCGCTTTTCCTGGTCACGATGATACCGGAAGACACCTATCATGATCTCTCCGCATCCATGCGCTTAAAGCTTGCGCTTATCCTTGCCGTCCTCCTCCTCATCTTTGTCACGGGACATCGTTTCTTTATAAAGACGTACCTGAAGCCCTTGGCGAAGCATCTGCGCGACCTCAGAAAAGAGCGAGCCGAGGCGCTTGCAAGGTATAAGCGTACGGCGACTCGTCTCAAAGACATCAACCGTGAGCAGGAAACGCTTCAAGACCGCTATAAAGAGTTAAAGTTCGAGATAATCCGGCGAGAACGGGAGCTCGCCCTCCTGCAAGAGGAAAAAAACGCGGCGGAGAAGCAATTTGAATATGCCCGTTCCACGCTGGAGAACATCTCGAAGAAAAAATGGCTCTGCATTGACGAGAAGCTCTACCGATTCTTTCTCGATAATCTCAGCGACCTCACGCCCAAGGAGCGCGCCGTCTTTGATGCCTACGCTGACGGACTGTCCTCGAAGGAGGTCATGGACGCGCTCGGCATCACGGAAAACACCATCAAATTCCACAACAAAAACATCTACAGCAAGCTCGGTGTCAAGTCGAAAAAAGAGCTCCTGCTCTACATCGACTACCGGAAAAACCACGATAAGAGCTAATCGCTTTATGGTATGCTGATAAAATTCGATCGGCGGATTGGCGAGGATTTTGTCCCGCAGCGGAGACAACCGGATGCGGAGCGCCGCTTCATGGCGGATGCGCGGACGAAGATCGCGCGGACGCCGTGCCGGAGGTAAAGTTCTGACCTCCTCCGCGGCAGCATGCCGAAAAGAGCGCTTTGCTCACCTGACAATTACACAACGAAAGGATGAGAACGATGCTATCCACCTATGCAAGGAAGTGTGCACTCATTGCGGCCGCCTTCCTCACACTCTGCACGGGCACCGCATCCGCTGCCGCCGACGCCGAGCGGCAGCTTGATACCATCGCAAACGCAGACGAGGCATGGAACGAAGTGCTCGAACACCTCGCCGACGCCGACAGCCGCTATATGCGCTTTGCCGTGCATGACAGCCCCACCCTCGACATCGCCGTCACCGACCTCGACGACAACGGACGACTCGAGGTCATCTTCCGTACGAGCCGCGT
This portion of the Selenomonas sp. TAMA-11512 genome encodes:
- a CDS encoding extracellular solute-binding protein, with the protein product MKKILLFLSLFCPLFFTGCFHTSNLNPNRPVTLTMWHVYGSQKTSPLNDVIDEFNRTKGKEKGVLVNVVSVSDSAYIDQALTASLNKAPGAAPLPNLFTAYPRVYSIFPSDSLLAWDDYLSREDLDKYTPAFIEEGQFDGHLYLLPIAKSTDILLLNKTIFDRFAAAKNISTDVLRTFEGFFSTAEQYYDWTQGQHMFQINDYYNYFLLNTESVGGHFFKDDKFDLHSEAFRKVYMPAAHAIIYGGLSAEKGYATDRWKTAEIIGHLGSTAGIMYLREYVTYRDNSRESIHLIALPYPHFSGGTSYILQRGTGLYALKNEDEALNEAAAIFGKWIGEPAHNLAFVTNAGYVPVQTAAAEQLFQNVDAVEQPRCRTLYHAMLQMYQEGAQYMALPRHPNLETMQHAFERDFREILHQKHLAYIAGGRGGDERIESLALEALAELQKKY
- a CDS encoding LuxR C-terminal-related transcriptional regulator; translation: MFNIFSGVSTSFKNCIDTIRHAYGSRNDSLQGRFAQYIALLVGGILSIAALLLALTGFLNPLDRSLTTFMDQHLDARHTEHKRFYDRLAAHGIMFAAEIAKNTERTLRLHNASMQDLNNNPELLIAVEAANFPLLESTVQQNACSGAFYLLNATINPISTPNYRTGLYVKYIHLHSENTLMNELTLFRGDYSIARAHDINLSTTWQPEMNIDNLPEIQKLLTSSKEKYPKERVEITSPHFLVDTDDYARHLILPIYDQSGELIGCCGYEINSAYYQVREPVTKYDGITLISGVITQLDDGTYEGQFTNEAAVGKSPLTAVEDGDYTLLKSETNTFVARMRPILIGEKPLFLVTMIPEDTYHDLSASMRLKLALILAVLLLIFVTGHRFFIKTYLKPLAKHLRDLRKERAEALARYKRTATRLKDINREQETLQDRYKELKFEIIRRERELALLQEEKNAAEKQFEYARSTLENISKKKWLCIDEKLYRFFLDNLSDLTPKERAVFDAYADGLSSKEVMDALGITENTIKFHNKNIYSKLGVKSKKELLLYIDYRKNHDKS